One Brevibacillus choshinensis genomic window carries:
- a CDS encoding vWA domain-containing protein — protein sequence MEGSSIGDNGSPKYHQANPESTSEEAKRKERDFRKKLNQEAREVNSYSIHKKVRLIVHRPDCDLEDYQEYVRLSHGIMPIVQELARKTRPYLEHEISSDFARNRYYGSKFQADSVAYRDYKHFAKKLPPTDSPSLVVGLRVDESASMSAFGRLEAAKRAVIAVYEYCQLCHIPILIYGDTADASKMEQMSIFAYADPDKMDANDRFRLMKIRARSNNRDGMALRIMAERLSGSPQKTKLLISISDGQPKAMDDYAGSYAVTDMQQTIQEYERRGIAFLAAAIGQDKDVISEIYGNERFLDITNLQEFPARLVRMIARYL from the coding sequence GTGGAAGGTTCGAGTATAGGGGACAATGGCTCACCGAAATATCATCAGGCAAATCCGGAATCCACGTCAGAGGAAGCGAAACGAAAGGAACGCGATTTCCGAAAAAAGCTGAATCAAGAAGCAAGAGAGGTTAATTCCTATTCCATCCATAAAAAGGTAAGGCTCATTGTTCACCGTCCAGACTGTGATTTGGAAGACTACCAGGAATATGTCCGTCTCAGTCATGGAATCATGCCAATCGTGCAAGAGCTTGCAAGAAAGACACGTCCGTACTTGGAACATGAGATCTCTTCCGACTTTGCGAGAAATCGTTACTATGGCAGCAAATTTCAGGCAGACAGCGTCGCTTATAGGGATTACAAGCATTTTGCCAAGAAACTTCCTCCGACTGATTCCCCATCTCTTGTGGTTGGTCTAAGGGTTGATGAATCCGCATCTATGTCAGCCTTCGGGAGATTAGAGGCAGCAAAACGAGCCGTGATAGCGGTATATGAATATTGTCAGCTTTGTCATATTCCCATTTTGATCTACGGCGATACTGCGGATGCTTCCAAGATGGAGCAAATGTCCATCTTTGCCTACGCCGACCCTGATAAAATGGATGCCAATGATCGCTTCAGGTTAATGAAGATTCGAGCCAGAAGTAATAATCGCGATGGAATGGCTCTTAGAATTATGGCGGAACGCTTATCCGGTTCCCCTCAAAAGACAAAACTGTTGATAAGCATAAGTGATGGACAACCGAAAGCAATGGATGACTATGCCGGAAGTTATGCTGTTACAGACATGCAACAGACCATTCAGGAATATGAACGGAGGGGAATTGCATTTCTTGCAGCCGCAATAGGTCAAGACAAGGATGTGATTAGTGAAATCTATGGAAATGAAAGATTTTTGGATATTACCAATTTACAGGAGTTCCCTGCAAGGTTAGTTCGGATGATTGCTCGGTATTTGTAA
- a CDS encoding AAA family ATPase, whose translation MTENREYELSPERQLTDEEKRLVWKKPLTHKVSEEERRISKEIKRNWNRGEMKIATILLEGDAGSGKTQLAKALSANFGLPYTKVTCFNDMDKSDIIGAILPVISSERIEKMEPAEQTAWKALYESNGFQSVTEILTDALGITQEQAALKMKQILKLAAESTDGEAVEYRFYPSEIVRAYQKGYLLEIQEPNVIRDAAVLMALNSALELDGSINLPTEIIRRHPDFIAVITTNRSYSGIRPLNEALRDRVQHTEKMDLPTKQIMIERVMAKTGFQDERMLSVLADIIMILDKTARANAIKGVAGMRSFFYWADAIAGGASAKESLYHKVIYKITTDSEEIKLLEEALNKHELIASLEEARIEQKKNENLTMP comes from the coding sequence ATGACTGAAAATAGAGAATATGAGTTGTCACCTGAAAGACAGCTCACTGATGAAGAAAAAAGGCTTGTATGGAAAAAGCCATTAACTCATAAGGTCAGCGAAGAAGAGCGGCGCATTAGTAAAGAAATAAAGCGCAACTGGAATCGCGGGGAAATGAAAATCGCCACTATTTTATTGGAAGGTGACGCCGGTTCCGGTAAAACACAACTGGCAAAAGCATTATCGGCTAATTTCGGGTTGCCGTATACAAAAGTGACTTGTTTTAACGATATGGATAAATCGGATATTATTGGGGCTATTCTGCCGGTGATTTCGTCTGAACGTATAGAGAAAATGGAGCCTGCGGAGCAAACCGCATGGAAAGCGTTATATGAAAGCAATGGGTTTCAAAGCGTAACGGAAATTTTGACGGACGCACTGGGGATTACTCAGGAACAGGCCGCCTTGAAGATGAAGCAAATACTGAAGCTTGCGGCGGAAAGCACCGATGGCGAAGCGGTTGAGTACCGATTTTACCCTTCGGAGATCGTCAGAGCCTATCAAAAAGGTTATCTTCTGGAAATCCAGGAGCCCAATGTCATTCGTGATGCTGCGGTGTTAATGGCATTAAACTCTGCCTTGGAGCTGGATGGGAGCATCAATCTTCCCACCGAGATCATACGCAGACACCCAGACTTCATAGCGGTTATCACGACAAACCGCAGTTATTCGGGAATCAGACCGCTGAACGAAGCGCTGCGCGACAGGGTTCAGCATACGGAAAAGATGGACCTGCCGACCAAACAAATCATGATCGAACGCGTGATGGCCAAAACCGGCTTTCAAGATGAAAGGATGTTGAGTGTCTTAGCGGATATCATTATGATTTTGGACAAAACTGCCCGGGCCAATGCGATCAAGGGCGTGGCGGGAATGCGTTCATTTTTTTACTGGGCAGATGCGATTGCCGGGGGAGCTTCCGCAAAAGAATCTCTTTATCATAAGGTCATCTACAAGATCACCACCGATTCGGAAGAAATAAAGCTTTTGGAAGAAGCACTTAACAAGCATGAGCTGATTGCCAGCTTAGAAGAAGCCCGGATTGAACAAAAAAAAAACGAAAATCTGACGATGCCGTAG
- a CDS encoding MerR family transcriptional regulator gives MKIGAFAKLFSVSTDTVRYYIELGLLLPDKKNTQYQMNQMCLDDMTFITELKQYHFSLQEIQQLISYRRVTNFSDHEDIDYYNNLLMEKKNQLIKERENISKAILSIEKAVRISTPTVKDESVTGISLSFVHLLHCPKCRIPLTLKDVMIKEVYIQSGSLACSCGYEAAIEDGMIITANLYETSPYPSYYYDKETIKEISPGMINIFEKSNAWFQRTLQQTELKNKVVVETNVDAVVSLPKYIDALDTRAFYVFSGYSHAMLKKMKKRIERMNHKINALYILNTDLNLPLKANCIDVFVDSFTTNDFSLLNPHFPIQVLKDYFHSASTIVGGYSYYESSAKSLKNISAIYPNSHDCILHQNYLKDQLAINGFQITQQEHLGACTDPGIFFDYHTGNEKLHSLMYVARMK, from the coding sequence ATGAAAATCGGTGCATTCGCAAAGCTGTTCTCTGTGTCAACGGATACGGTCCGGTATTACATTGAACTGGGATTATTGCTCCCAGATAAAAAAAACACGCAGTATCAAATGAATCAAATGTGTCTAGACGATATGACTTTCATTACCGAATTGAAGCAATACCATTTTTCGTTGCAAGAAATCCAACAATTGATTTCCTATCGGCGCGTCACGAACTTTTCAGACCATGAGGACATCGACTACTACAACAATTTGCTCATGGAGAAGAAGAACCAGCTGATAAAAGAAAGAGAAAACATATCAAAGGCGATCCTGTCCATTGAAAAAGCAGTCCGAATCAGCACTCCTACAGTCAAAGACGAGAGTGTGACGGGAATCTCCCTTTCTTTTGTGCATTTGCTCCACTGCCCGAAGTGCCGTATTCCGCTAACACTGAAAGATGTCATGATAAAGGAAGTCTACATTCAATCTGGCAGTTTAGCATGCTCCTGTGGGTACGAGGCAGCGATCGAAGACGGCATGATCATTACGGCAAACTTGTACGAGACATCTCCGTATCCGTCTTATTATTACGATAAAGAAACGATTAAAGAGATCAGTCCCGGAATGATTAACATTTTTGAAAAAAGCAATGCATGGTTCCAAAGAACACTGCAGCAGACTGAATTGAAAAACAAAGTAGTCGTGGAAACAAATGTTGATGCGGTTGTTTCCCTCCCCAAATACATCGATGCTCTGGATACCCGTGCCTTCTATGTATTCAGCGGCTATTCCCATGCGATGCTCAAGAAAATGAAAAAAAGAATCGAACGAATGAACCATAAGATTAACGCGCTCTACATATTGAATACAGATCTAAATCTGCCATTGAAAGCGAATTGCATCGATGTCTTTGTCGATAGCTTTACTACAAATGATTTCTCGCTTCTCAATCCACACTTTCCGATTCAAGTGCTCAAAGACTATTTTCATAGCGCGTCCACCATTGTCGGAGGATACTCATACTATGAAAGTTCGGCCAAATCATTGAAAAACATCTCCGCTATATATCCAAATTCACACGACTGTATCTTGCATCAGAATTACCTGAAAGATCAGTTAGCCATCAACGGTTTCCAAATCACTCAACAGGAACACCTCGGTGCCTGCACAGATCCGGGCATTTTCTTTGATTATCATACCGGGAACGAAAAGCTTCACTCCCTCATGTATGTGGCTCGGATGAAATAA
- a CDS encoding DUF6530 family protein has translation MKIPTTLKHKPVIVSENYEQVDGRLARNTDAKALSLGLIQGNDGGKANLSAKVWRSTGENWSSESEEMPLHRVLDMSILICRSLAHFREAYRYELLYDPQEPIIDRVALQGSAMTVAICTDNERIHEDMKLFSQALSDDDEMISERLRMLSRILKDMGY, from the coding sequence ATGAAAATACCCACAACTTTGAAACATAAGCCTGTTATCGTGTCGGAAAACTATGAGCAGGTTGACGGCAGATTAGCCAGGAACACAGATGCAAAAGCTCTTTCTCTAGGATTGATCCAGGGGAACGACGGAGGAAAGGCCAATCTTTCTGCCAAGGTATGGAGATCCACAGGAGAAAACTGGTCGAGTGAATCGGAGGAAATGCCTCTGCACCGCGTTCTGGATATGTCCATTCTGATTTGTCGGTCGTTGGCACATTTTCGCGAAGCTTACAGATATGAGCTTTTATATGACCCTCAGGAACCCATCATCGACCGGGTTGCCTTGCAGGGGAGTGCAATGACCGTGGCAATATGTACGGACAATGAGAGAATTCATGAAGATATGAAGCTGTTCAGCCAAGCTCTGAGTGACGACGATGAGATGATCAGCGAACGTCTGCGCATGTTATCTAGAATTTTAAAGGATATGGGGTATTGA
- a CDS encoding flavin-dependent oxidoreductase, with amino-acid sequence MMNVKKVMIIGGGIGGLVTALHLAQSEISVQIFESVEEIRELGVGINLLPHAVRVLANLGLIEELEKVGLPTAELIYHNKYGQRIWAEPRGIAAGYRWPQYSLLRGKLQMLFLQSVKDRLGEKAVVTGHHLAAFQTGEHGVEASFVNRKTGALLGTRQADILIGADGIHSAVRRSLYPNEGIPKFSGRMLWRGITRADSFLTGRSMIMAGHQDQKFVAYPACPLTASHGASLINWIAELRVGGDAPPRNDWNRLADKRDFAPAFSNWRFDWLDVEKLIQQTSLVYEFPMVDRDPLPRWSFGRVTLLGDAAHPMYPIGSNGASQAILDAEALGQALARNPDAISALAQYEEVRMKPTAAIVQSNREMGPEKVMQIVEERAPHGFAKLEDVIARTELEQISTQYKRLAGFDPDLLNKHGAFDRGGVSET; translated from the coding sequence ATGATGAATGTCAAAAAAGTGATGATTATTGGTGGAGGAATAGGAGGCTTGGTTACTGCATTACACCTTGCTCAGTCCGAAATATCCGTTCAAATTTTTGAAAGTGTGGAAGAGATCCGTGAGCTTGGAGTAGGTATCAATTTGCTTCCACACGCCGTTCGAGTTCTTGCTAATCTTGGGTTGATAGAAGAACTTGAGAAAGTGGGTCTGCCAACAGCAGAACTGATTTACCACAATAAGTACGGCCAACGCATTTGGGCCGAGCCGAGGGGGATCGCTGCCGGCTATCGTTGGCCCCAATATTCCCTCCTGCGAGGGAAGCTGCAAATGCTTTTTCTTCAGTCAGTCAAAGATCGTTTGGGGGAAAAGGCCGTAGTCACGGGGCATCATCTGGCTGCCTTCCAAACCGGCGAGCATGGGGTAGAGGCATCCTTTGTGAATCGCAAGACAGGTGCTCTGCTAGGTACACGACAGGCAGATATCCTAATCGGTGCTGATGGCATTCATTCTGCTGTACGCCGCAGCTTGTATCCAAATGAAGGAATCCCCAAATTCAGCGGAAGAATGCTTTGGCGCGGAATTACTCGGGCTGACTCCTTTCTAACCGGGCGTTCGATGATCATGGCAGGGCACCAGGATCAAAAATTTGTAGCCTATCCCGCCTGCCCACTAACCGCATCCCATGGCGCATCACTCATTAATTGGATTGCCGAACTGAGGGTTGGCGGCGATGCACCGCCGAGGAATGACTGGAATCGTCTGGCAGACAAGCGAGACTTCGCACCTGCTTTCTCGAATTGGAGATTTGATTGGTTGGATGTGGAAAAGTTGATCCAACAGACCTCGCTGGTTTATGAATTCCCCATGGTGGATCGCGATCCATTGCCGCGATGGAGTTTCGGACGTGTGACTCTACTCGGTGATGCTGCGCATCCCATGTATCCAATCGGATCGAATGGTGCTTCACAGGCGATCCTTGACGCGGAAGCATTGGGACAGGCATTGGCTCGCAACCCAGATGCGATAAGCGCACTTGCCCAATATGAAGAAGTCCGGATGAAACCCACTGCGGCCATCGTGCAAAGCAACAGGGAAATGGGCCCTGAGAAAGTGATGCAAATCGTAGAAGAACGTGCTCCACATGGATTTGCAAAACTTGAGGATGTCATTGCCAGGACGGAACTGGAACAAATCTCCACTCAGTACAAACGACTTGCCGGTTTTGATCCCGACTTGTTGAACAAACATGGCGCATTTGATAGAGGGGGAGTGAGCGAAACATGA
- a CDS encoding MATE family efflux transporter — protein sequence MGKVETHPPSETVPAADSILGTKSIPILYLRFALAGIMANAILGVVAVVDGYFVSGFQELEVEGIGIGFTVMVITRMLGVLFGVGAGAVISLRLGKGKIEEARSIMGQTLWFTLFLSSLLAILGLLFENQIMMLFGASVESLPYAVEYSRLLWISLPVTILAVVLSILANIDEKPILSMNSWLVAAVVAGITEWVMVEKYDMGMMGSSWANTISQSIPVLLIIYFWFGKTKLKPKWKDRKIKWKTIGEVAWTGFASFSSQLMMFFAIIFFNNLLQSYGGGLHVAAFTIQNGYITNLLALAALGGMTGLQPIISYNYGAGNFARVKQAIQMGLIFTVSFFVILTAIMILFADPIVSFFSGGNPELQQLGTWTTVVFNSLFTLNAVSLLISGYFESQERNWTATFINVSKMLLFAFPFLFIFPKIWGVNGIWYSGPASEIPGVLIAIYFIRKEFKLLKDKSATTARVEQAMEQRFI from the coding sequence ATGGGAAAAGTGGAGACTCACCCTCCATCGGAGACTGTACCAGCTGCTGATTCCATTCTGGGTACGAAAAGTATTCCCATCCTCTATTTGCGTTTTGCTCTCGCAGGAATCATGGCGAATGCGATTTTGGGGGTCGTAGCGGTAGTCGATGGTTATTTCGTCAGTGGCTTTCAGGAACTGGAGGTCGAGGGGATCGGGATTGGATTTACAGTCATGGTCATTACCCGTATGCTTGGCGTGCTATTTGGAGTAGGTGCAGGAGCGGTGATTTCTCTGCGCCTGGGAAAAGGAAAAATAGAAGAAGCCAGAAGCATCATGGGGCAAACGTTATGGTTTACTCTTTTCCTATCCAGTCTGCTGGCGATCCTGGGATTGCTCTTCGAAAATCAGATCATGATGTTATTCGGAGCTAGTGTCGAGTCACTTCCCTATGCGGTGGAATACAGCCGTTTGCTATGGATTTCATTACCGGTAACGATTTTGGCAGTGGTACTGAGCATTTTAGCCAATATCGATGAAAAGCCCATATTGTCGATGAACAGTTGGTTAGTGGCAGCAGTTGTTGCCGGGATCACGGAATGGGTGATGGTAGAGAAGTATGACATGGGGATGATGGGTTCCTCCTGGGCGAATACCATTTCGCAATCAATACCTGTTTTGCTGATCATCTATTTCTGGTTCGGCAAAACAAAGCTGAAGCCAAAGTGGAAAGACAGGAAGATAAAATGGAAGACGATCGGGGAGGTGGCTTGGACAGGATTCGCCTCGTTCTCCAGTCAGTTGATGATGTTCTTCGCCATTATATTCTTCAACAACTTGCTGCAAAGCTACGGTGGTGGGTTGCACGTCGCCGCTTTCACGATTCAAAACGGTTATATCACCAATCTGCTCGCGTTGGCAGCACTTGGCGGAATGACCGGGCTCCAACCGATCATCAGTTACAATTACGGCGCAGGAAACTTTGCGCGGGTGAAACAAGCGATTCAGATGGGACTCATTTTTACCGTTTCCTTCTTTGTAATCTTGACCGCCATCATGATCCTGTTCGCAGATCCGATCGTGTCGTTTTTTTCCGGCGGGAATCCGGAATTGCAGCAACTCGGCACGTGGACGACCGTCGTATTCAATTCGCTGTTTACGCTGAACGCAGTCAGTCTCCTTATCTCCGGTTATTTTGAATCACAAGAGCGAAACTGGACAGCTACCTTTATCAATGTCAGCAAAATGCTGTTATTCGCTTTCCCGTTTCTCTTTATTTTCCCGAAAATATGGGGAGTAAATGGAATCTGGTACTCGGGTCCTGCGTCCGAAATACCCGGCGTTCTCATCGCCATTTACTTTATTCGAAAAGAGTTCAAGCTATTAAAGGATAAGTCTGCTACCACAGCACGTGTAGAGCAAGCAATGGAACAGCGATTCATTTGA
- a CDS encoding MFS transporter has protein sequence MFSNRYVRTIILSRVMLQLGIWIRNYAVLLFVSELTNNNPVYVSLISVVEFAPIFLFGLIGGTFADRWRPKRTMVWSDLLSALSVGAVLLALMNGGWIALLIGTFISASLSQFSQPSAMKLYKRHVSVEQLQGVMAMSQTLVAVFMVLGPVIGTFIFIQFGMNASLIVTAILFFGSSLVLATLPRDAEEPKSGDAGGFIKELKAGLRYIGSNESLRTLCLTFSAVGLASGLTQPLPIFLVIENLGQDKPFLQWLVMTNGAAMLVGGAVIIGMSKKVKPQLLLFMGLLVTAVCTIGIGASTKIWLTMILLVISGFFFPCIQGGIQTLIVRNTEGAFIGRVSGAIMPVFMGMMVIGMFISGYLKDTFSLVAVYVVSGVLTVIGASLLFPLMVQRRSKDEKRTAF, from the coding sequence ATGTTTTCGAATCGTTATGTTCGAACGATTATCCTCTCCCGAGTGATGTTGCAGCTGGGGATTTGGATCCGGAATTATGCAGTCCTTCTGTTTGTTAGCGAATTGACGAATAATAATCCAGTCTATGTATCACTCATATCGGTTGTGGAATTCGCTCCGATCTTTCTATTCGGCCTTATTGGCGGGACCTTTGCTGACCGATGGAGGCCGAAGCGGACAATGGTTTGGAGCGATCTGCTGTCTGCCTTGTCCGTTGGAGCTGTGCTGCTTGCACTCATGAACGGTGGATGGATTGCCCTTCTCATCGGAACATTTATTTCCGCCAGCCTGTCTCAATTTTCTCAGCCTTCTGCCATGAAACTCTACAAGCGGCATGTTTCAGTTGAACAACTGCAGGGCGTGATGGCAATGTCACAGACTCTTGTTGCTGTCTTTATGGTTTTGGGTCCGGTCATCGGCACGTTTATTTTCATACAGTTTGGAATGAATGCCTCCCTGATTGTGACGGCCATTCTGTTCTTCGGTTCTTCCCTTGTATTAGCTACGCTTCCTCGAGACGCGGAAGAACCGAAGTCTGGCGATGCAGGCGGCTTCATTAAGGAGTTGAAAGCCGGTCTTCGCTATATCGGGTCCAATGAATCCTTACGAACGCTATGTTTGACTTTCTCGGCTGTCGGATTAGCATCGGGACTGACTCAGCCGCTTCCGATCTTCCTTGTCATCGAGAACTTGGGACAGGACAAACCATTTCTTCAGTGGTTGGTTATGACCAATGGGGCAGCCATGTTGGTCGGAGGAGCTGTCATCATAGGGATGTCCAAAAAGGTGAAGCCGCAGCTGTTGCTCTTCATGGGTTTGCTTGTCACTGCCGTTTGTACGATCGGAATAGGTGCCTCTACAAAGATTTGGCTGACAATGATTCTGTTGGTGATCAGCGGTTTCTTTTTCCCTTGTATTCAAGGCGGAATTCAGACGCTTATCGTACGAAACACAGAAGGGGCATTTATTGGCCGGGTATCGGGAGCGATCATGCCTGTTTTCATGGGGATGATGGTGATTGGCATGTTTATATCCGGCTATTTGAAGGATACGTTTTCTCTGGTTGCGGTTTATGTGGTGAGTGGAGTTTTGACTGTGATCGGAGCGTCTTTGCTCTTCCCTCTTATGGTTCAGAGAAGAAGCAAGGATGAGAAACGCACAGCATTTTGA
- a CDS encoding HsmA family protein — protein MLLFAVIFINLALLSYTIGVWSEKRSGRLKPNHLAYFGLGLFFDTVGTTFMKFLADSSTLNLHGITGLIALVLMFFHTVWACYVLWKKKENQIKQFHTFSLFVWILWLVPYSIGVALSFIK, from the coding sequence TTGTTACTATTCGCTGTTATTTTTATCAACCTTGCTTTACTCTCATATACTATTGGTGTATGGAGCGAAAAGAGATCTGGGCGGCTTAAACCGAATCACCTTGCCTATTTTGGGCTTGGGCTCTTCTTTGATACCGTAGGAACCACTTTTATGAAGTTTCTCGCGGACAGTTCAACTCTTAATTTGCATGGCATAACGGGATTGATAGCTCTGGTCCTGATGTTCTTTCACACTGTATGGGCATGCTACGTATTATGGAAGAAGAAAGAAAATCAGATCAAGCAATTCCATACATTTAGTCTGTTCGTATGGATTCTATGGTTAGTACCATATTCAATTGGAGTAGCGTTAAGTTTTATCAAATAA
- a CDS encoding Dabb family protein — protein sequence MIEHIVLVKFSPNTLKEHIDEVIRRTKALRGVIPGLIDLQEGHNFSARSQGYELGLTVRFTNIESLDQYQVHPKHKEIRKYMNEIGLLDIIVVDFEID from the coding sequence ATGATTGAACATATCGTATTGGTCAAGTTCTCACCGAACACCTTGAAGGAACATATCGACGAGGTGATTCGACGCACCAAAGCATTGCGCGGAGTGATTCCAGGACTTATCGACCTGCAAGAAGGACACAACTTTTCAGCGCGGAGCCAAGGCTATGAATTGGGATTGACGGTTCGTTTCACAAATATAGAGTCACTTGATCAGTATCAAGTCCATCCAAAACACAAAGAAATTCGCAAATATATGAATGAGATTGGTTTACTCGACATCATCGTTGTCGATTTTGAAATCGATTAG
- a CDS encoding amidohydrolase family protein yields the protein MRLAFDAYEEAQRINGRKDTRHAIEHIEVIHPDDIPCFLELGVIASMQPKHLAAAEKSMYAARIGKGREQYTFTLHSLQKAGATLAIGSNFPVVPLKGNIE from the coding sequence ATGCGTCTAGCCTTTGATGCGTATGAAGAAGCTCAAAGGATCAATGGTAGAAAAGATACGCGTCATGCAATCGAACATATTGAGGTCATACATCCCGACGATATCCCGTGTTTTCTTGAGCTTGGAGTAATTGCTTCCATGCAGCCGAAACATTTGGCTGCGGCGGAAAAAAGCATGTATGCAGCGAGAATCGGGAAAGGTCGGGAACAATACACGTTTACGCTTCATTCTCTGCAGAAAGCGGGGGCAACTTTGGCAATAGGGAGTAACTTTCCGGTTGTACCGTTAAAGGGTAATATCGAGTGA
- a CDS encoding NAD(P)/FAD-dependent oxidoreductase codes for MDKMDRMDTLSLWTATANLYQKGKPLEEHEEADVVIIGAGFTGISSAYHLQKAGKNVIVLEQESIGYGASGRNGGMVLPGYKPTMQELANKYGVDEARQLNALSLASIELVKSLVEAHRISCDFRQTGHIVAAYKAKHFEALKRESEYVNKHFGYASTLLDRSQLHQELDSPVYHGCLVDNMSYSFQPLNYAIGLGEAAKSLGARIFEHTKALSIEYGRYCVKVSTEKGAVTAKDIIVATDGYSGKIMKELNKGVLPISARLIATEQLPKSIVDAVIPKDRMVFDTSNFLYYFRRTPDHRIVFGGGDIRPNLGDAVYRSVYDAMVAIMPKLAGCKIEYRWGGFIGVTLDTFPVIGRSQEGAYFAAGYTGHGASLSTLMGKLLAQWIVTGDAGGYRFEKERLKAFPFYNQKTMLVNLAHYGFKLLDMIG; via the coding sequence ATGGACAAGATGGATCGAATGGACACTCTCTCACTGTGGACAGCGACTGCCAATCTCTATCAAAAAGGAAAGCCGCTGGAAGAGCATGAAGAGGCAGATGTTGTGATTATCGGAGCGGGTTTCACAGGAATTTCTTCTGCCTATCATCTGCAAAAAGCAGGGAAGAATGTCATCGTCCTCGAGCAAGAATCGATCGGGTATGGGGCAAGCGGCCGTAACGGGGGGATGGTATTGCCTGGCTATAAGCCAACGATGCAGGAGCTTGCCAACAAATATGGTGTCGACGAAGCGAGACAGCTGAACGCGCTCTCTCTGGCGAGCATTGAACTGGTGAAATCGCTTGTAGAAGCTCATCGAATCAGCTGCGATTTTCGACAGACCGGCCATATTGTAGCGGCTTATAAAGCCAAGCATTTTGAAGCATTGAAACGTGAAAGCGAATACGTAAACAAGCACTTCGGCTATGCATCAACCTTACTTGATCGCAGTCAATTGCACCAAGAGCTAGATTCCCCCGTGTATCATGGGTGCTTGGTCGACAACATGAGCTACTCGTTCCAGCCCCTGAATTATGCGATCGGCCTGGGGGAAGCTGCCAAGTCGCTCGGAGCACGAATCTTTGAGCATACGAAAGCACTTTCGATCGAGTACGGGCGATATTGCGTAAAAGTATCAACCGAGAAAGGTGCTGTTACAGCGAAGGACATTATCGTCGCAACAGATGGTTACTCCGGAAAAATCATGAAGGAACTGAACAAAGGCGTATTGCCGATATCGGCACGTCTGATCGCGACGGAGCAGCTGCCGAAATCAATAGTGGATGCAGTCATCCCAAAAGATCGCATGGTGTTTGACACAAGCAATTTTCTCTACTATTTCCGACGCACGCCAGATCATCGAATCGTGTTTGGCGGAGGAGACATTCGTCCAAACCTGGGTGATGCCGTCTATCGAAGTGTTTACGATGCGATGGTTGCGATCATGCCAAAACTGGCAGGTTGCAAAATCGAATATCGGTGGGGTGGTTTCATCGGAGTTACGCTCGATACCTTTCCGGTGATTGGCAGATCCCAAGAAGGCGCGTACTTTGCCGCGGGTTATACGGGTCACGGTGCTTCTCTCTCGACGCTGATGGGGAAATTACTCGCTCAATGGATCGTTACAGGGGATGCAGGCGGATATCGGTTCGAGAAAGAACGCCTCAAAGCCTTCCCCTTCTATAATCAGAAAACGATGCTGGTCAATTTGGCGCATTACGGGTTTAAATTGCTCGATATGATTGGCTAA
- a CDS encoding cupin domain-containing protein produces MFLAKKLTTQEAQQLGVDTWEPWVGEPNKGTWHVEEQEVFYVTDGEVFITVEGETHHITKDWVVSLPKDLVCEWDCPNFLKKNYKMNHDILQNRSE; encoded by the coding sequence ATGTTCTTAGCGAAAAAACTGACCACACAAGAGGCTCAACAACTTGGTGTTGACACATGGGAACCATGGGTAGGCGAACCGAATAAAGGCACATGGCATGTAGAGGAGCAAGAAGTTTTCTACGTAACAGACGGTGAAGTGTTTATTACTGTTGAAGGAGAAACACATCACATTACAAAGGACTGGGTCGTTTCCTTGCCGAAAGACCTTGTCTGTGAATGGGATTGCCCGAATTTTTTGAAAAAGAACTACAAGATGAACCATGACATCCTTCAAAATCGATCTGAATAA